One segment of Coffea arabica cultivar ET-39 chromosome 7c, Coffea Arabica ET-39 HiFi, whole genome shotgun sequence DNA contains the following:
- the LOC113698340 gene encoding FHA domain-containing protein At4g14490, producing the protein MEGKAEGLSSNLRLIMEKGPLEGQTLEFIPGSKIQVGRIIRGNTIAIKDAGISTKHLAISFEDKSGNWSLSDLGSSNGTFLNGNGLEPFSSVQLSDGDAIKIGEYTSIQVEIRATVEAEEIKVRRNPTRRRAGKLGVVDESSELRFGEKNEDNENGRCQMGKGEGVLEISEVLGSKDLNEGDNEKMDNLGRKENLRRTRSKNKEGTLEDKIGVGNVGGNENVGRGEAVAKLRLRRGRRAKKEEGLGVCADTNQNVADGVEGKQVQVQSSKRITRNTRKGGNLESKEIEKVLTIPAVKDEENISVKRVTRSAVEEGNVENLEELGNKNTKKGRRGRRNLKVETPIDTVKEEIVKAVETIEIVGLEVNKDYPVEEVLEEEEGRVVDGMLVKGGRNSGMSDSGALGRLSEVKNGNSSVLDLEKMTLGDWLDYLEVHLPKQIVDDTEEMILGMRQKAEKFHEFMIQQKNSKKQG; encoded by the coding sequence ATGGAAGGCAAAGCAGAAGGGTTAAGCTCAAATTTGAGGCTAATAATGGAGAAAGGTCCATTGGAGGGCCAAACCCTAGAGTTCATACCCGGATCCAAGATCCAAGTCGGTCGAATAATTCGCGGGAACACGATTGCCATCAAAGACGCCGGGATTTCTACTAAGCATCTGGCAATTAGTTTTGAGGACAAGTCTGGAAATTGGAGCTTATCAGACCTTGGGTCCTCCAACGGCACTTTTTTGAACGGTAATGGTCTTGAGCCTTTTTCTTCAGTGCAGCTCTCCGACGGCGATGCGATTAAGATAGGTGAGTATACTTCGATCCAAGTTGAAATTCGTGCTACGGTGGAGGCGGAGGAGATTAAAGTGAGGAGAAATCCCACGAGGCGGAGGGCTGGGAAATTAGGGGTGGTTGATGAAAGTAGTGAGTTGCGATTTGGGGAGAAAAATGAGGATAATGAGAATGGGAGGTGTCAAATGGGGAAAGGCGAGGGGGTTTTggaaattagtgaagttttggGTTCTAAGGATTTGAATGAAGGGGACAATGAGAAAATGGATAATTtagggagaaaagagaattTGAGGAGGACTCGAAGCAAGAACAAGGAGGGAACTTTGGAAGATAAAATTGGAGTTGGAAATGTTGGGGGAAATGAGAATGTGGGGCGAGGCGAGGCTGTGGCAAAATTGAGACTGAGGAGGGGTAGGCGTGCAAAAAAGGAAGAGGGATTAGGGGTTTGTGCAGACACTAATCAGAATGTTGCTGATGGGGTGGAAGGAAAGCAAGTGCAAGTACAGAGTTCGAAGAGGATTACTAGGAATACGAGGAAGGGAGGAAATTTGGAGAGTAAAGAAATAGAAAAGGTTTTGACAATTCCTGCAGTGAAGGATGAGGAAAATATCAGTGTTAAGAGGGTTACTAGGAGTGCAGTGGAAGAGGGAAATGTAGAGAATCTTGAAGAACTGGGTAATAAAAATACCAAGAAAGGTAGAAGGGGGCGGAGAAATTTGAAGGTGGAGACTCCGATTGATACTGTTAAGGAGGAAATTGTAAAAGCAGTTGAGACAATTGAGATAGTGGGTTTGGAGGTGAACAAGGATTATCCAGTGGAGGAGGTGTTGGAAGAGGAGGAAGGTAGAGTTGTTGATGGGATGCTAGTGAAAGGGGGAAGGAATTCTGGTATGTCGGATTCTGGTGCATTGGGACGTTTGTCTGAGGTTAAAAATGGTAATTCGTCCGTGCTGGATTTGGAGAAGATGACTCTAGGGGACTGGCTCGACTACTTGGAGGTCCATTTGCCAAAGCAAATTGTTGACGATACAGAAGAGATGATATTGGGCATGCGACAAAAAGCTGAGAAATTTCATGAGTTTATGATACAACAGAAGAATTCCAAAAAGCAAGGTTGA
- the LOC113699316 gene encoding large ribosomal subunit protein eL31, whose product MVEKGNKPRKEEVVTREYTINLHKRLHGCTFKKKAPKAIKEIRKFAQKAMGTTDVRVDVKLNKFVWSRGIRSVPRRVRVRIARKRNEDEDAKEELYSLVTVTEVPEGFKGLGTKVIDDDDE is encoded by the coding sequence ATGGTTGAGAAGGGAAATAAGCCCAGGAAGGAGGAGGTTGTCACCAGGGAGTACACCATCAACCTCCACAAACGCCTCCATGGATGCACATTTAAGAAGAAAGCTCCAAAAGCCATCAAGGAAATCAGAAAGTTTGCCCAGAAGGCCATGGGAACAACTGATGTTAGAGTTGATGTGAAGCTGAACAAGTTCGTTTGGAGCCGTGGGATCCGCAGTGTGCCAAGAAGAGTCCGTGTCCGAATTGCACGCAAGAgaaatgaagatgaagatgcCAAGGAGGAGCTTTACTCCTTGGTTACTGTTACTGAAGTTCCCGAGGGATTCAAGGGGTTGGGTACTAAAGttattgatgatgatgatgagtgA